The following coding sequences are from one Diospyros lotus cultivar Yz01 chromosome 7, ASM1463336v1, whole genome shotgun sequence window:
- the LOC127806858 gene encoding cytochrome P450 77A2-like, which yields MLSLVLIPLLPPLSLSTHLAIAMDSISSSSLSPYYHLFFTASAFLLSGLIFLLSRKSKAKRLRLPPGPPGWPVVGNLFQVARSGKPFFQYVRDLLPRYGPILTLKMGARTMIIISSADLAYEALVQKGQVFATRPRENPTRTIFSCNKFTVNAALYGSVWRSLRKNMVQGMLSSARLKEFRDVRDSAMDKLIARLRSEAEANNGAVWVLKNARFAVFCILLSMCFGIEMDEEMIERVDQMMKTVLITLDPRLDDYLPLLSPFFSKQRKRALEVREEQIKTLVPLIEKRQSVLQNPGSHPNAASFSYIDTLFDLKIENRKSSPTYPEIVTLCSELLNGGTDTTATALEWAVARMIENPSIQSKLFDEIRSTVGDRPVNEKDTEKMTYLNAVVKELLRKHPPTYFSLTHAVTEPAKLGGYDIPTDTNVEFFLPGISDDPKIWASPEKFDPDRFLAGGEDADITGVTGVKMMPFGVGRRICPGLGMATVHVNLMIARMVQEFEWSGYPESSNGKVDLSEKLEFTVVMKHTLRARITPRSRAE from the coding sequence ATGCTCTCTCTGGTTCTTATACCCTTACTCCCCCCTCTCTCCTTGTCCACCCATCTCGCCATCGCCATGGATTCCATCTCCTCTTCTTCCCTCTCTCCCTACTACCATCTCTTCTTCACTGCTTCTGCCTTCCTTCTCTCCGGCCTCATCTTCCTCCTCTCCCGCAAATCCAAGGCCAAGCGCCTCCGCCTCCCGCCCGGCCCCCCCGGCTGGCCCGTCGTCGGCAACCTCTTCCAGGTCGCCCGCTCTGGCAAGCCCTTCTTCCAGTACGTCCGAGATCTCCTCCCCAGGTACGGCCCCATTCTCACCCTCAAGATGGGCGCCCGCACCATGATAATCATTAGCAGCGCCGACCTCGCCTACGAGGCTCTGGTCCAGAAGGGCCAGGTCTTCGCCACCCGCCCCAGGGAGAACCCCACCCGCACCATCTTCAGCTGCAACAAGTTCACCGTTAATGCCGCCCTCTACGGCTCCGTCTGGCGCTCGCTGAGGAAGAACATGGTCCAGGGCATGCTTAGTTCCGCCAGGCTCAAGGAGTTTCGCGATGTCAGGGACTCCGCTATGGACAAGCTCATTGCCCGCCTTCGATCCGAGGCCGAGGCCAACAATGGCGCCGTTTGGGTCCTCAAAAACGCCAGGTTCGCGGTGTTCTGCATCCTCCTGTCGATGTGTTTCGGCATCGAGATGGACGAGGAGATGATCGAACGCGTCGACCAGATGATGAAGACGGTTCTAATCACTCTCGACCCGAGGCTCGACGACTACTTGCCTCTCCTTAGCCCCTTCTTCTCCAAGCAACGCAAGCGAGCCCTGGAAGTTCGCGAGGAGCAAATCAAAACCCTAGTCCCCTTGATCGAGAAGCGGCAATCGGTGCTCCAAAACCCCGGTTCGCATCCAAACGCGGCTTCCTTCTCGTACATCGACACCCTGTTCGACCTCAAAATCGAGAACCGGAAATCCTCTCCGACCTACCCCGAGATCGTGACGCTTTGCTCGGAGCTCCTCAACGGCGGTACGGACACCACCGCCACGGCTCTCGAGTGGGCCGTGGCCCGAATGATCGAGAACCCGAGCATCCAATCCAAACTGTTCGACGAAATCCGGAGCACAGTGGGGGACCGACCGGTGAACGAGAAAGACACCGAGAAAATGACTTACCTAAATGCCGTCGTAAAGGAGTTACTGCGGAAACACCCTCCCACCTACTTCTCGCTAACCCACGCCGTGACAGAGCCGGCGAAATTGGGCGGCTACGACATTCCGACCGACACGAACGTCGAGTTCTTCTTGCCGGGTATTTCGGACGACCCGAAGATCTGGGCCAGCCCGGAGAAGTTCGACCCGGACAGGTTCCTGGCGGGCGGGGAGGACGCGGACATAACGGGGGTGACCGGAGTGAAGATGATGCCGTTCGGGGTGGGGCGGAGAATCTGCCCCGGGCTGGGCATGGCGACGGTGCACGTAAATTTGATGATAGCCCGAATGGTGCAGGAATTCGAATGGTCGGGCTACCCGGAAAGTAGTAACGGGAAGGTGGACTTGAGTGAGAAATTAGAGTTCACTGTGGTGATGAAGCATACTCTGAGGGCCAGGATCACGCCCCGCTCACGTGCTGAATAA